A region of Cucumis melo cultivar AY chromosome 2, USDA_Cmelo_AY_1.0, whole genome shotgun sequence DNA encodes the following proteins:
- the LOC127148170 gene encoding uncharacterized protein LOC127148170, translating into MPPRRGTRRGGGRGGRGAGRGQPEAPPVAPAVDPNAPVTQADLAAMEQRYQDMLQAALAPFLAAQQNQAAPVQAEAAPAQAQAAPVQAQAVAPPAPEEAQPVPVQLSAEAKHLRDFRKYNPKTFDGSMDNPTKAQMWLTSIETIFRYMKCPEDQKVQCAVFFLEDRGTAWWETAERMLGGDVSKITWEQFKENFYAKFFSANVKHAKLQEFLNLEQGDMTVEQYDAEFDMLSRFAPDMVRDEAARTEKFVRGLRLDLQGIVRALRPATHADALRIALDLSLPERADASKAAGRGSALGQKRKVETQPDVAPQRTLRSGGVFQRHRRELAAAGRTLRELPACTTCGRVHGGRCLAGSGVCFRCRQPGHTADMCPRKPFETTPPQPSAAQQGRVFATTRQEAERAGTMVTGTLPILGHYAFVLFDSGSSHSFISSVFVQHVGLEVEPLGSVLSVSTPSGEVLLSKEQIKACRVEIANRMLDVTLLVLDMQDFDVILGMDWLSANHANIDCYGKEVVFNPPSEASFKFRGAGMVCIPKVISAMKASKLLSQGTWGILASVVDVREPEVSLSSEPVVREYPDVFPDELPGLPPPREVDFAIELEPGTAPISRAPYRMAPAELKELKVQLQELLDKGFIRPSVSPWGAPVLFVKKKDGSMRLCIDYRELNKVTVKNRYPLPRIDDLFDQLQGATVFSKIDLRSGYHQLRIRDGDIPKTAFRSRYGHYEFVVMSFGLTNAPAVFMDLMNRVFKEFLDSFVIVFIDDILIYSKTEAEHEEHLHQVLETLRANKLYAKFSKCEFWLRKVTFLGHVVSM; encoded by the coding sequence atgccgccacgtagaggtacacgccgaggaggtggtaggggaggcagaggagccggtcgtggccagccggaggcaccacctgttgcaccggcagtcgacccaaacgcaccggtcacccaggcggatctcgccgcaatggagcagcgttatcaggacatgctgcaagctgctttggcgcctttccttgccgcccagcagaaccaggccgcccctgttcaggccgaggccgcccctgctcaggcccaggccgcccctgttcaggctcaggccgtcgctcctccagcccctgaggaagctcaaccagtaccagttcaactgtcggccgaggcgaaacacttacgggatttcaggaagtataatcccaagacctttgacggatccatggacaaccccacaaaggcccaaatgtggttgacgtccatagagactattttccggtacatgaagtgcccagaagaccagaaggtgcagtgtgcagtcttcttcttggaggacaggggcaccgcctggtgggagaccgcggagagaatgctagggggcgatgtaagcaaaataacatgggagcagttcaaggagaacttctatgctaagtttttctccgccaatgtgaagcacgccaagctgcaagagttcctaaacttggagcaaggcgacatgacggtggagcagtacgacgccgagttcgatatgctgtcccgctttgctcccgatatggtaagagatgaggctgccaggacggagaaatttgttagaggactcaggctagaccttcagggcattgtcagagccctccgcccagccacgcatgctgatgcactacgtatagcactggatttgagcctgcctgagagagccgatgcgtctaaggctgccggcagagggtcagccttgggacagaagagaaaggttgagacgcagcctgacgtagcaccgcagcgaacactgaggtcaggaggtgtcttccagagacaccgacgggagcttgcagcagccgggaggactctgagagagctacccgcttgtactacctgcgggagagtccacggaggtcgttgcttggctggaagtggagtctgctttaggtgcagacagccggggcacactgctgatatgtgtcctcggaaaccctttgagacgacaccgccccagccttctgcggcccagcaggggagagttttcgccactacccggcaggaggccgagcgagctggcactatggtgacaggtacgctcccaattttggggcactatgcttttgtgctatttgactctgggtcatcccactcgtttatatcctccgttttcgttcagcatgtgggtttagaggtagagcctttgggtagtgttttgtcggtttctactccatctggggaggtcctgttatccaaagaacaaataaaggcatgtcgggtagagatagcgaatcgtatgttagacgtgaccttgctagtgttagacatgcaggattttgatgtgatactaggcatggattggctatcagccaaccatgcaaatatagactgttatggcaaggaagttgtcttcaaccctccctccgaggctagtttcaaattcaggggggcaggcatggtatgtatacccaaggtcatctcagccatgaaggctagtaaactactcagccagggtacttggggtattttggcaagcgtagtggatgtgagagagccggaagtttccctatcttccgaaccagtggtaagagagtaccccgacgtttttccagacgaacttccaggacttccgcctcccagagaagtagacttcgctatcgagttagagccgggcactgccccaatctcgagggccccttacagaatggctccagccgaactaaaggagttgaaggtccagttacaggagttgctggacaaaggcttcatccggcccagtgtgtcgccttggggagccccagtattgttcgtgaagaagaaggatgggtcaatgcgcctttgtattgactaccgagagctgaacaaggtgacagtcaaaaaccgctaccccttgcccaggattgatgacctgttcgatcagttgcagggagccaccgtcttctccaagatcgacctgcgatcaggctatcaccagttgaggattagggacggtgacatccccaagacggcctttcgatcgaggtacggacattacgaattcgttgtgatgtctttcggcttgactaacgctcctgcagtattcatggacctgatgaacagggtgtttaaggagtttctagactcgttcgtcatagtcttcattgacgacatcctcatttactcaaaaactgaggctgagcacgaggagcacttacaccaagttttggagacccttcgagccaacaagttgtatgccaagttctccaagtgtgaattctggttaaggaaggtgacgtttcttggccacgtggtttcca